In Erigeron canadensis isolate Cc75 chromosome 7, C_canadensis_v1, whole genome shotgun sequence, one DNA window encodes the following:
- the LOC122607076 gene encoding uncharacterized protein LOC122607076 translates to MSSASSSSTNRHSSSSRRIRSVVCYCNPPQRAKEFTSWTRKNPNKRFLGCRSYNGSGVGYCDYFDWVDPELPDERYKEAMYELHQVSEGVREAEFTRESEIVSSLKQDLAEQRKKTTLYQTCLIVILFLIAIYVFLM, encoded by the exons ATGTCTTCAGCCTCATCTTCTTCGACAAACAGGCATAGTTCTAGTTCACGAAGAATTAGAAGTGTTGTATGTTATTGTAACCCTCCACAAAGAGCCAAAGAATTTACGTCTTGGACTAGGAAGAACCCTAACAAAAGATTCTTAGGTTGCCGTAGTTATAAT GGTTCTGGAGTTGGTTATTGTGACTACTTTGATTGGGTTGATCCAGAACTACCCGATGAAAGATACAAAGAAGCAATGTATGAGCTTCATCAAGTTTCTGAAGGTGTTAGAGAGGCGGAATTCACAAGAGAGTCTGAGATTGTGAGTTCGTTAAAACAAGATTTGGCGGAGCAAAGGAAAAAGACTACTCTTTATCAAACATGCTTGATTGTGATATTGTTTTTAATTGCGATTTAcgtttttttaatgtaa